One stretch of Janibacter limosus DNA includes these proteins:
- a CDS encoding PQQ-dependent sugar dehydrogenase, with product MTRHAAARILLGLAVPAALVACTSDEGGAPPPSSSTSPPTAQPDVTEVVGDLDVPWDLAFLPDGAALVTLRDRGEVVRVEDGAVSSVGSVPGVVAEGEGGLLGLAVSPTFAQDRTVFVYATTAEDNRVLRMTLGDNGLGTPQPILTGIPKAGNHNGGRIAFGPDGQLYVATGDAGDTAAAQDADSLGGKILRITPDGEPAPGNPEPDSPVWSSGHRNVQGLAWGEDGTMWASEFGQDTWDELNRIEAGGNYGWPQVEGTGDGGEFVDPVATWSTAEASPSGIAVAEDGSVVLAALRGQSLWRVPVTGAGEDLQVGTPQRLLEGEHGRLRDVDLAPDGSLWVLTSNTFRGEPREGDDRVLRLTLR from the coding sequence ATGACGCGTCACGCAGCGGCCCGGATCCTGCTCGGCCTGGCCGTGCCCGCCGCGCTCGTCGCGTGCACCTCGGACGAAGGGGGCGCCCCTCCCCCTTCGTCGTCGACGTCCCCGCCCACCGCACAGCCGGACGTCACCGAGGTCGTCGGTGACCTCGACGTGCCGTGGGACCTGGCCTTCCTCCCCGACGGCGCCGCGCTCGTCACCCTGCGTGACCGGGGCGAGGTGGTGCGGGTCGAGGACGGGGCGGTGAGCAGCGTCGGGAGCGTGCCCGGCGTCGTGGCCGAGGGCGAAGGGGGTCTCCTGGGTCTCGCGGTCTCCCCCACCTTTGCTCAGGACCGGACGGTCTTCGTCTACGCGACCACCGCCGAGGACAACCGGGTGCTGCGGATGACCTTGGGAGACAACGGCCTTGGCACTCCCCAGCCGATCCTCACCGGCATCCCCAAGGCGGGTAACCACAACGGCGGACGCATCGCCTTCGGTCCCGACGGCCAGCTCTACGTGGCGACCGGCGACGCAGGCGACACCGCCGCAGCTCAGGACGCCGACAGCCTCGGCGGCAAGATCCTGCGGATCACGCCGGACGGGGAGCCGGCGCCCGGCAACCCCGAGCCGGACTCCCCCGTGTGGAGCTCCGGCCACCGCAATGTGCAGGGACTGGCGTGGGGTGAGGACGGGACGATGTGGGCCAGCGAGTTCGGCCAGGACACCTGGGACGAGCTCAACCGGATCGAGGCGGGCGGCAACTACGGCTGGCCGCAAGTGGAGGGCACGGGTGACGGGGGCGAGTTCGTCGACCCGGTGGCGACGTGGTCGACGGCCGAGGCGTCGCCCAGCGGGATCGCGGTGGCGGAGGACGGCTCGGTGGTCCTCGCGGCGCTGCGCGGCCAGAGCCTGTGGCGGGTGCCGGTGACCGGCGCGGGCGAGGACCTGCAGGTCGGGACGCCACAGCGCCTCCTCGAGGGTGAGCACGGTCGGCTGCGCGACGTCGACCTGGCCCCCGACGGGAGCCTGTGGGTCCTGACGAGCAACACCTTCCGTGGGGAGCCGCGCGAGGGTGACGACCGAGTCCTGAGGCTCACCCTCCGCTGA
- a CDS encoding 2-hydroxyacid dehydrogenase, whose product MLTVSFPDQTWLDDVGPIEGVAPVVWDPTQPPPGEDVEVFVAPYMAPSALLEPVRDKPSVRLVQLLSAGVDAALPVVPEHIAIANAHGVHDAATAELAVALVLAAQRGFDEFAAAQAKGEWLPREFRPGLADKRVLVLGYGSVGSAIARRLAPFEVELTAVASRARGGDDLVDRIHGTDELLDLLPQQDVVISVLPGTAATKGVLGTETLAALPDGALVVNVGRGPALDTDAALAEAGRLRFALDVTDPEPLPGDHPLWSAPGVIISPHVGGVTEAFRPRMVALLREQLSRLAAGEEPLHVVGRG is encoded by the coding sequence ATGCTGACCGTCTCCTTCCCTGACCAGACCTGGCTCGACGACGTGGGACCGATCGAGGGGGTGGCCCCGGTCGTCTGGGACCCGACGCAGCCGCCGCCCGGTGAGGACGTCGAGGTCTTCGTCGCCCCCTACATGGCGCCGAGCGCCCTGCTCGAGCCGGTCCGCGACAAGCCCTCGGTCCGTCTGGTCCAGCTGCTCTCCGCCGGCGTCGACGCGGCCCTGCCGGTCGTCCCCGAGCACATCGCCATCGCCAACGCTCACGGCGTGCACGACGCCGCAACCGCCGAGCTGGCGGTGGCCCTCGTCCTCGCTGCGCAGCGTGGGTTCGACGAGTTCGCCGCTGCCCAGGCGAAGGGGGAGTGGCTGCCCCGTGAGTTCCGCCCCGGCCTGGCCGACAAGCGAGTGCTCGTCCTCGGCTACGGCTCGGTGGGCTCGGCGATCGCCAGGCGGTTGGCTCCCTTCGAGGTGGAGCTGACCGCGGTCGCGTCGCGGGCTCGTGGAGGTGATGACCTCGTCGACCGGATCCACGGCACCGACGAGCTGCTGGACCTGCTCCCGCAGCAGGACGTCGTCATCTCGGTGCTGCCCGGGACGGCCGCGACCAAGGGCGTGCTCGGTACCGAGACGCTCGCCGCGCTGCCCGACGGCGCGCTCGTCGTCAACGTCGGGCGGGGCCCGGCGCTCGACACCGACGCAGCACTGGCCGAGGCAGGACGGCTGCGCTTCGCCCTCGACGTCACCGACCCCGAGCCGCTGCCGGGTGACCACCCACTGTGGTCGGCCCCGGGCGTCATCATCAGCCCGCACGTCGGTGGGGTGACCGAGGCCTTCCGCCCGCGCATGGTCGCGCTGCTGCGCGAGCAGCTGAGCCGGCTCGCTGCCGGCGAGGAGCCGCTGCACGTCGTCGGCCGCGGCTGA
- the gatB gene encoding Asp-tRNA(Asn)/Glu-tRNA(Gln) amidotransferase subunit GatB, with protein sequence MATTTTDDVLGYDEALTTFDPVMGLEVHVELGTATKMFCGCATGFGAEPNTQVCPVCLGLPGALPVVNAIGVESAIRMGLALNCSIAEWCRFARKNYFYPDMPKNFQTSQYDEPIAFDGYLDVEIPTASGEGTEIFRVEIERAHMEEDTGKSMHVGGATGRIQGAEYSLVDFNRAGIPLIEIVTRPIVGAGERAPEVAKAFVGALRDLLRSLEVSDLKMEQGSMRCDVNLSLRAKAGDGPTSPEQLAVPLGTRSETKNVNSLRSVERAVRYEVCRHAAVLTSGGSVRQETRHWHEDTGVTTSGREKSDADDYRYFPEPDLVPVAPSREWVEELRAALPEPPAQRRKRLLGEWGFSDLEMRDVINAGAIELIEATVAAGAKAQSARKWWLAEPSRRANTEGVDLTTYAEQVGITPQHVAELESMIVAGRLNDKLARQVLEGVLDGEGTPTVVADARGLELVQDDGALEAAVDTVIAANPDVADKIRGGKVQAAGALIGQVMKEMKGQADAGKARAIILTKLGVEG encoded by the coding sequence ATGGCGACGACCACCACCGACGACGTCCTCGGCTACGACGAGGCACTGACGACCTTCGACCCCGTCATGGGTCTCGAGGTGCACGTCGAGCTCGGCACCGCCACCAAGATGTTCTGCGGGTGCGCGACCGGCTTCGGCGCCGAGCCCAACACGCAGGTCTGCCCGGTCTGCCTCGGTCTGCCCGGCGCGCTGCCCGTCGTCAACGCGATCGGCGTCGAGTCGGCGATCCGCATGGGCCTGGCGCTCAACTGCTCCATCGCCGAGTGGTGCCGGTTTGCCCGGAAGAACTACTTCTACCCGGACATGCCCAAGAACTTCCAGACCTCGCAGTACGACGAGCCGATCGCCTTCGACGGCTACCTCGACGTCGAGATCCCGACCGCCTCCGGTGAGGGCACCGAGATCTTCCGCGTGGAGATCGAGCGGGCCCACATGGAGGAGGACACCGGCAAGAGCATGCACGTCGGTGGCGCCACCGGCCGCATCCAGGGCGCCGAGTACTCGCTCGTCGACTTCAACCGTGCCGGGATCCCCCTCATCGAGATCGTCACCCGGCCGATCGTCGGTGCGGGCGAGCGGGCACCCGAGGTCGCCAAGGCCTTCGTCGGGGCGCTGCGGGACCTGCTGCGCTCCCTCGAGGTCTCCGACCTGAAGATGGAGCAGGGCTCGATGCGCTGCGACGTCAACCTGTCGCTGCGCGCCAAGGCGGGCGATGGCCCGACCTCGCCGGAGCAGCTGGCCGTGCCCCTCGGCACCCGCTCCGAGACCAAGAACGTCAACAGCCTTCGCTCGGTGGAGCGCGCCGTCCGCTACGAGGTCTGCCGCCACGCCGCGGTCCTCACCTCGGGTGGATCGGTCCGGCAGGAGACGCGTCACTGGCACGAGGACACCGGCGTCACCACGAGCGGCCGCGAGAAGTCCGACGCGGACGACTACCGCTACTTCCCCGAGCCCGACCTGGTCCCCGTCGCGCCGAGCCGCGAGTGGGTCGAGGAGCTGCGCGCCGCCCTTCCCGAGCCGCCCGCACAGCGCCGCAAGCGGCTGCTGGGCGAGTGGGGCTTCTCCGACCTCGAGATGCGCGATGTCATCAACGCCGGTGCCATCGAGCTGATCGAGGCCACCGTCGCGGCGGGTGCCAAGGCGCAGTCGGCACGCAAGTGGTGGCTGGCCGAGCCCTCCCGCCGGGCCAACACCGAGGGCGTCGACCTGACGACCTATGCCGAGCAGGTCGGGATCACCCCGCAGCACGTCGCCGAGCTCGAGTCGATGATCGTGGCCGGCCGGCTCAACGACAAGCTGGCCCGCCAGGTCCTCGAGGGGGTCCTCGACGGCGAGGGCACCCCGACGGTCGTCGCCGATGCGCGCGGTCTCGAGCTGGTCCAGGACGACGGAGCGCTCGAGGCGGCGGTCGACACGGTCATCGCGGCCAACCCCGATGTGGCGGACAAGATCCGTGGCGGCAAGGTGCAGGCCGCCGGCGCCCTCATCGGCCAGGTCATGAAGGAGATGAAGGGTCAGGCCGACGCCGGGAAGGCCCGGGCGATCATCCTGACGAAGCTCGGGGTCGAGGGCTGA
- the gatA gene encoding Asp-tRNA(Asn)/Glu-tRNA(Gln) amidotransferase subunit GatA: MSDPTRMTAAALADALASGDLSSEQITRAHLDRIEGVDEQVGAYLHVAGESALADARAIDDRRAKGEDLHRLAGVPIAVKDVMTTTGMPTTAGSKMLQGWIPPYDATIVAKLKAAGLPILGKTNMDEFAMGSSTEHSAYGLTRNPWDLERIPGGSGGGSSAAVASWQAPLATGTDTGGSIRQPAALTGSVGVKPTYGGVSRYGMIAMASSLDQGGPCARTVLDTALLHEVMAGHDPLDSTSIDQPVPDVVGAAQRADVKGLRIGIVKELSGEGFSPLVQARFDESVQHLVDAGAEVVEVSCPNFVHALGAYYLIMPSEASSNLARFDAMRYGLRVSPDGVDAPSAEQVMAASRDAGFGDEVKRRIILGTYALSSGYYDAYYGSAQKVRRLIADDFAAAFGQADVLVSPTAPTTAFRFGEKSDDPMAMYRGDIATIPANLAGVPGMSLPSGLAEDGLPAGFQILAPAMADDRLYTVGAALEQRLVSAWGGHLLEQAPELAITKGA, from the coding sequence ATGAGCGACCCCACCCGCATGACCGCTGCCGCGCTCGCCGACGCGCTGGCCTCCGGTGACCTCTCCTCCGAGCAGATCACCCGCGCCCACCTCGATCGCATCGAGGGAGTCGACGAGCAGGTCGGCGCCTACCTCCACGTCGCGGGCGAGTCCGCCCTCGCGGACGCACGCGCCATCGACGACCGCCGGGCGAAGGGGGAGGACCTCCACCGTCTCGCCGGCGTCCCGATCGCCGTCAAGGACGTCATGACGACGACCGGCATGCCGACGACTGCCGGCTCCAAGATGCTGCAGGGCTGGATCCCGCCGTACGACGCGACCATCGTCGCCAAGCTCAAGGCGGCCGGCCTGCCGATCCTCGGCAAGACCAACATGGACGAGTTCGCGATGGGCTCATCCACGGAGCACTCGGCCTATGGCCTCACCCGCAACCCGTGGGACCTCGAGCGCATCCCCGGAGGCTCCGGCGGTGGCTCCAGCGCCGCCGTCGCCTCCTGGCAGGCGCCGCTGGCGACGGGCACCGACACCGGCGGCTCGATCCGGCAGCCCGCAGCCCTCACGGGCTCGGTCGGCGTCAAGCCCACCTATGGCGGCGTCTCCCGCTACGGGATGATCGCGATGGCCTCCTCGCTCGACCAGGGTGGTCCGTGCGCGCGCACAGTGCTCGACACCGCGCTCCTGCACGAGGTCATGGCCGGCCACGACCCGCTCGACTCGACCTCGATCGACCAGCCCGTCCCCGACGTCGTCGGCGCCGCCCAGCGCGCGGACGTCAAGGGCCTGCGGATCGGCATCGTCAAGGAGCTGTCGGGCGAAGGCTTCTCGCCGCTCGTCCAGGCCCGCTTCGACGAGTCGGTCCAGCATCTCGTCGACGCCGGTGCGGAAGTCGTCGAGGTATCCTGCCCCAACTTCGTCCACGCTCTGGGCGCGTACTACCTGATCATGCCGAGCGAGGCGAGCAGCAACCTCGCTCGCTTCGACGCGATGCGTTACGGCTTGCGCGTCTCCCCGGACGGAGTCGACGCCCCGAGCGCCGAGCAGGTGATGGCCGCCAGCCGTGACGCCGGCTTCGGTGACGAGGTCAAGCGCCGCATCATCCTGGGCACCTACGCCCTCTCCTCGGGCTACTACGACGCCTACTACGGCAGCGCGCAGAAGGTGCGCCGCCTCATCGCCGACGACTTCGCCGCCGCCTTCGGCCAGGCCGACGTCCTCGTCAGCCCGACGGCCCCCACGACCGCCTTCCGCTTCGGTGAGAAGTCGGACGACCCGATGGCCATGTACCGCGGCGACATCGCGACGATCCCGGCCAACCTCGCCGGCGTGCCCGGCATGTCGCTGCCGAGCGGTCTGGCGGAGGACGGTCTGCCGGCCGGCTTCCAGATCCTCGCGCCCGCCATGGCCGACGACCGCCTCTACACCGTCGGCGCCGCCCTCGAGCAGCGCCTCGTCTCCGCCTGGGGTGGGCACCTGCTGGAGCAGGCCCCCGAGCTGGCCATCACGAAGGGAGCCTGA
- the gatC gene encoding Asp-tRNA(Asn)/Glu-tRNA(Gln) amidotransferase subunit GatC — MADLSRDDVAHLASLARIDLSDAELDTMVGELATIITSVAAVQQAPIEGVEPMSHPMPIVNVTRPDEVRPSLSPEAALAMAPASEIERFAVPRILTED; from the coding sequence ATGGCTGACCTCTCTCGCGACGACGTGGCACATCTCGCCTCGTTGGCTCGTATCGACCTGTCCGACGCCGAGCTCGACACCATGGTGGGGGAGCTCGCGACGATCATCACCTCGGTGGCGGCCGTGCAGCAGGCGCCGATCGAGGGTGTCGAGCCGATGAGCCACCCGATGCCGATCGTCAACGTCACCCGCCCGGACGAGGTGCGCCCGTCGCTAAGCCCCGAGGCGGCGCTCGCGATGGCGCCCGCCTCCGAGATCGAGCGCTTCGCCGTGCCGCGCATCCTCACCGAAGACTGA
- a CDS encoding DUF559 domain-containing protein produces the protein MQAEEVLVELGGVATRAELLTRSTEGALRRAVAAGTIIRQSRGRYALPSTARIGQRAELTELAEAGRRAAHEVSGTAILLSATARWGWPSKWLPTKPQVALPRNRKVAPGVRRRLDVRMRDLSSSDREDGWVTSRVRTALDCASLLPPDEAVAVLDSALREGAVDRDELLFAAAGLAPLYRGKVEGLIRFADPQAANPFESVLRWIVSDIPDLDVRPQVRITDDAGLIGIVDLADVQLRIVMEADSFEWHGQKEALERDCIRYNRLVAEGWLVLRFSWDQVMNHPERIRELVRRTVLRATCGYDVHLRTG, from the coding sequence ATGCAGGCGGAGGAGGTTCTGGTCGAGCTCGGTGGGGTCGCCACTCGCGCCGAGCTCCTCACGCGATCCACGGAGGGTGCGCTGCGCCGTGCCGTGGCGGCCGGCACCATCATCCGCCAGTCCCGGGGGCGATATGCCCTGCCGTCCACCGCGAGGATCGGTCAGCGTGCAGAGCTCACCGAGCTCGCCGAGGCCGGACGGCGCGCGGCCCACGAGGTGTCCGGCACCGCGATCCTGCTGAGCGCCACGGCCCGGTGGGGGTGGCCGAGCAAGTGGTTGCCGACCAAGCCGCAGGTCGCCCTCCCCCGCAATCGCAAGGTCGCGCCCGGCGTGCGGCGCCGCCTCGACGTGCGCATGCGCGACCTGTCATCGAGCGATCGCGAGGACGGCTGGGTGACGTCGCGCGTGCGGACGGCGCTCGACTGCGCCAGCCTCCTTCCGCCGGACGAGGCCGTCGCGGTGCTCGACTCGGCGCTGCGCGAGGGCGCGGTGGACCGGGACGAGCTCCTCTTCGCGGCTGCCGGCCTGGCCCCGTTGTACCGCGGCAAGGTCGAGGGACTGATCCGGTTCGCCGATCCACAGGCGGCGAACCCCTTCGAGTCGGTACTGCGCTGGATCGTCTCGGACATCCCCGACCTGGACGTCCGGCCGCAGGTGCGCATCACGGACGACGCTGGACTCATCGGGATCGTCGACCTCGCGGACGTTCAACTGCGGATCGTGATGGAGGCGGACTCCTTCGAGTGGCACGGGCAGAAGGAAGCACTCGAACGCGATTGCATCCGCTACAACCGGCTGGTCGCCGAGGGCTGGCTCGTGCTGCGGTTCAGCTGGGACCAGGTGATGAACCATCCGGAGCGGATCCGCGAACTGGTCCGGCGCACCGTCCTTCGAGCTACTTGCGGGTACGACGTGCACCTGCGGACGGGCTGA
- a CDS encoding carbon-nitrogen hydrolase family protein — protein sequence MSGSPSRLLRRTSGHRLRLAGCQWTSTGDPVANLARIDELTGRAAASGARLVVHPEAAMASFAGRLDTVAEPLDGRFADGVRALAARHGVSIVVGMFTPADTITTDEGRQRSRVHNTLLVTGPGTTEASYRKVHLYDAFGNRESDTVAPGDEVVTIEVDGWQVGLAACYDVRFADHFTALGRAGAQLVVLPASWGDGPGKASQWDLLTRARAHDAQAWLLGVGQAWTADSVRGPYGIGRSVLADPTGEVRARLGGGEDVLVAEVDRDLVDRTRATIPLL from the coding sequence GTGAGTGGCTCCCCTTCGAGGCTCCTTCGTCGCACCTCAGGACATCGCCTTCGTCTCGCGGGGTGCCAGTGGACCTCGACCGGTGACCCGGTCGCCAACCTCGCGCGCATCGACGAGCTCACCGGTCGCGCCGCTGCGTCCGGCGCGCGGCTGGTCGTCCACCCGGAGGCGGCGATGGCCTCCTTCGCCGGACGGCTCGACACGGTCGCCGAGCCGCTCGACGGACGCTTCGCCGACGGGGTGCGCGCCCTCGCCGCACGCCATGGCGTGAGCATCGTCGTCGGCATGTTCACGCCGGCCGACACGATCACGACCGACGAGGGCAGGCAGCGCTCGCGGGTGCACAACACGCTGCTGGTCACCGGCCCGGGCACCACCGAGGCGAGCTATCGCAAGGTCCACCTCTACGACGCCTTCGGCAACCGGGAGTCCGACACCGTGGCGCCCGGCGACGAGGTCGTCACGATCGAGGTCGACGGGTGGCAGGTCGGCCTGGCCGCCTGCTACGACGTGCGCTTCGCCGACCACTTCACCGCGCTCGGTCGGGCGGGGGCCCAGCTCGTGGTGCTGCCGGCGTCGTGGGGCGACGGGCCCGGCAAGGCCTCGCAGTGGGACCTGCTCACCCGGGCGCGCGCCCATGATGCGCAGGCCTGGCTGCTCGGGGTCGGGCAGGCGTGGACGGCGGACTCGGTGCGCGGCCCGTACGGGATCGGCCGGTCCGTGCTCGCCGACCCCACGGGTGAGGTCCGCGCGCGACTGGGCGGGGGAGAGGACGTGCTGGTCGCCGAGGTCGACCGCGATCTCGTCGACCGGACTCGGGCGACCATCCCGCTGCTCTAG
- a CDS encoding type II toxin-antitoxin system RatA family toxin, which translates to MPQVSADVHVPISPDLAFAVSQTTGAVRRRWDPFIREQRFLDGALEPGVGVRTYTRSSFAGPISPSMVSEYVSWRPPTSVGMTMVRGPWFFARFGGGWRFQPDGDGTLAVWKYTYDVRPSWLQRIAHPIGQWLLGREIRKRIDGFAGGCRDEQVLAAARADMARRAGATTQGEGGEVA; encoded by the coding sequence ATGCCCCAGGTCAGCGCCGACGTGCACGTCCCGATCAGCCCGGACCTCGCCTTCGCCGTGTCGCAGACGACCGGCGCGGTCCGCCGCCGCTGGGATCCCTTCATCCGTGAGCAGCGCTTCCTCGACGGCGCGCTCGAGCCGGGGGTGGGAGTGCGCACGTACACCCGCTCCTCCTTCGCCGGTCCGATCTCGCCGAGCATGGTCAGCGAGTACGTCTCGTGGCGCCCACCGACGTCGGTCGGGATGACCATGGTGCGCGGGCCGTGGTTCTTCGCGCGATTCGGCGGGGGGTGGCGCTTCCAGCCCGACGGCGACGGGACCCTCGCGGTGTGGAAGTACACCTACGACGTGCGACCCAGCTGGCTGCAGCGCATCGCCCACCCCATCGGCCAGTGGCTGCTCGGGCGGGAGATCCGCAAGCGGATCGACGGCTTCGCCGGCGGGTGCCGGGACGAGCAGGTGCTCGCGGCGGCCCGGGCGGACATGGCCCGTCGTGCCGGTGCCACCACCCAGGGCGAAGGGGGCGAGGTCGCGTGA
- a CDS encoding HIT family protein, whose amino-acid sequence MATLFTKIINGEIPGRFVWSDETCVAFLTIAPVTDGHTMIVSREEIEQWTDADPATWAHLQEVARIIGRSQQAEWQTPRVAQMLEGFEVPHLHVHVWPVASAAEVEPHAIMQDVPAERFDEVAERLRSRLRADGHAATVPGPGPLPA is encoded by the coding sequence ATGGCGACTCTCTTCACGAAGATCATCAACGGCGAGATCCCTGGGCGGTTCGTGTGGTCCGACGAGACCTGCGTGGCCTTCCTGACCATCGCGCCGGTGACCGACGGCCACACGATGATCGTCTCCCGCGAGGAGATCGAGCAGTGGACGGACGCCGACCCGGCGACGTGGGCACACCTGCAGGAGGTCGCGCGGATCATCGGCCGGTCCCAGCAGGCGGAGTGGCAGACCCCGCGGGTCGCCCAGATGCTCGAGGGCTTCGAGGTCCCCCACCTGCACGTGCACGTGTGGCCGGTCGCCTCCGCCGCCGAGGTCGAGCCGCACGCGATCATGCAGGACGTGCCCGCCGAGCGCTTCGACGAGGTGGCCGAGCGACTGCGCTCCCGCCTGCGCGCCGACGGTCACGCGGCCACCGTTCCCGGCCCGGGGCCGCTGCCCGCATGA
- the tpx gene encoding thiol peroxidase has translation MATTAFKGNPVNTVGELPAPGATAPAFDLVGDGLSALTTADVPGRVVLNIFPSIDTGVCAASVRKFNELAASLDNTTVVNVSQDLPFAQARFCGAEGIDKVKVGSTFRSSFGEDYGVTMADGPMAGLLARSVVVLDAEGTVLHTELVPEITQEPDYDAAVKALG, from the coding sequence ATGGCAACCACCGCATTCAAGGGCAACCCCGTCAACACCGTCGGCGAGCTGCCGGCTCCCGGCGCCACGGCTCCGGCCTTCGACCTCGTCGGCGACGGACTGTCGGCGCTGACCACCGCCGACGTCCCCGGTCGCGTCGTGCTCAACATCTTCCCCAGCATCGACACCGGTGTCTGCGCTGCGAGCGTGCGCAAGTTCAACGAGCTCGCCGCCAGCCTCGACAACACGACCGTCGTCAACGTCTCCCAGGACCTCCCCTTCGCGCAGGCTCGCTTCTGCGGCGCCGAGGGCATCGACAAGGTCAAGGTCGGCTCGACCTTCCGCTCCTCCTTCGGTGAGGACTACGGCGTCACGATGGCCGACGGCCCGATGGCCGGTCTCCTCGCCCGCTCGGTCGTCGTCCTCGACGCCGAGGGCACGGTCCTGCACACCGAGCTGGTGCCCGAGATCACCCAGGAGCCCGACTACGACGCGGCCGTCAAGGCACTCGGCTGA
- a CDS encoding class I SAM-dependent methyltransferase, with protein sequence MGPDLDPVDRLLIDELGDLPSGRIAVVGDDHGALAAAVAELAGTGVVAHSDSLVSERRVAAAGVEVTPDLAAALTGAHLVVLRLPGSLDALDEVARTAVIVGAPDVRVVAGGRVKHMTRSMNDVLAASFEQVSASLGRQKSRVLHAAGPREVEQTWPRSRHHDGLDLTVHAHGAAFAGTRVDAGTALLVSQLDQLADTDATVVDLGCGTGVLAALLARRFDDVVALDVSAAAVASTLATTAGAVDVRRTDGLTELADASVGAIVSNPPFHVGTAKDSTPTLQMIDDAARVLVPGGELVLVYNAHLPYLQRLRDLGPTDVLMRDRSYIVTRTVLA encoded by the coding sequence ATGGGTCCTGACCTCGACCCCGTGGACCGGCTGCTGATCGACGAGCTCGGGGACCTCCCTTCGGGCCGGATCGCGGTGGTCGGCGACGACCACGGAGCGCTCGCCGCAGCCGTGGCCGAGCTGGCCGGGACCGGCGTGGTCGCCCACAGCGACAGCCTCGTCAGCGAGAGGCGGGTGGCCGCGGCGGGAGTCGAGGTGACCCCCGACCTGGCCGCTGCGCTCACCGGTGCCCACCTCGTGGTGCTGCGCCTGCCGGGGTCCCTCGACGCCCTCGACGAGGTCGCGCGCACCGCGGTCATCGTGGGGGCGCCGGACGTCCGGGTCGTGGCGGGCGGACGGGTCAAGCACATGACCCGGTCGATGAACGACGTGCTCGCCGCGAGCTTCGAGCAGGTCAGCGCCAGCCTCGGTCGGCAGAAGTCGCGCGTCCTGCACGCCGCCGGCCCCCGCGAGGTCGAGCAGACCTGGCCCCGCTCACGTCACCACGACGGCCTCGACCTGACCGTGCACGCCCACGGCGCGGCCTTCGCCGGAACGCGCGTCGACGCGGGCACGGCCCTGCTCGTCAGCCAGCTGGACCAGCTCGCCGACACAGACGCCACCGTCGTCGACCTCGGCTGCGGCACCGGTGTCCTCGCCGCGCTCCTGGCGAGGCGCTTCGACGACGTGGTGGCGCTGGACGTGTCGGCTGCCGCGGTGGCCTCGACCCTGGCGACGACCGCAGGTGCCGTCGACGTGCGGCGCACCGACGGCCTGACCGAGCTGGCCGATGCCTCGGTCGGCGCCATCGTGAGCAACCCGCCCTTCCACGTCGGCACCGCCAAGGACTCGACGCCGACGCTGCAGATGATCGACGACGCGGCCCGGGTGCTCGTGCCCGGTGGCGAGCTGGTGCTGGTCTACAACGCGCACCTGCCCTATCTGCAGCGCCTGCGCGACCTCGGCCCGACCGATGTCCTCATGCGCGACCGCAGCTACATCGTCACGCGCACCGTCCTCGCCTGA